From a region of the Zingiber officinale cultivar Zhangliang chromosome 10B, Zo_v1.1, whole genome shotgun sequence genome:
- the LOC122030344 gene encoding TIR-only protein-like produces the protein MAASSLRRAVVPFSATASRVLARKSVGAFVAATRKPTKAPECTPGVEVFLSHRGVDTKSSVAGLLYDRLVQMNVRPFLDNRSMEPGDKLYECIDEGIRQSKVGVVIFSRRYCDSVFCLHELAMMVEANKKLIPVFCDVKPSDLVVLGDPAAHSPEDLKRYNRAIAEARRTVGLNFDSENGNWSELVSRTANIVLKCLEEEKSRRRSSH, from the exons ATGGCCGCGTCTTCCTTGCGCCGCGCTGTCGTCCCCTTCAGCGCCACCGCCTCGCGGGTCCTGGCCAGGAAATCAGTCGGCGCATTCGTGGCGGCGACGCGGAAGCCGACGAAGGCGCCGGAATGCACGCCGGGCGTAGAGGTGTTCCTGAGCCACCGCGGGGTCGACACCAAGAGCTCCGTGGCGGGGCTGCTGTACGACCGGCTGGTGCAGATGAACGTCCGGCCGTTCCTCGACAACCGGTCGATGGAGCCCGGCGACAAGCTGTACGAGTGCATCGACGAGGGAATCCGGCAGAGCAAGGTCGGGGTGGTCATCTTCTCCCGGCGCTACTGCGACTCCGTGTTCTGCCTCCACGAGCTGGCGATGATGGTGGAGGCCAACAAGAAGCTCATCCCCGTCTTCTGCGACGTCAAGCCGTCGGATCTCGTCGTGCTCGGCGACCCCGCCGCGCATTCGCCGGAGGATCTCAAACGCTACAACAGGGCGATCGCGGAAGCCAGGCGCACCGTCGGCTTGAACTTCGACTCCGAGAACGg GAATTGGTCGGAGTTGGTGTCGAGGACGGCCAACATCGTGCTCAAGTGCTTggaagaggaaaagtcacgaAGACGTTCGAGCCACTGA